The nucleotide sequence TAGCTACACTTAAAAAAGGCGTGATAATTTCAATTTTGAAATTAATCACGCCTTTTTTATCTAGGTATTTGCCACGTGAAGCAACTAGTGACGACTGGATTAAAGATTTCTGTAGAACTCCCTAATACAAGTCATGACTAAAAGCACCCTTAACCTCACCAGCCGCCTTGGTAACTAGCTTGGTGAGCAACTCATTAGTAGCATTTTCAATGTGATCAGCTGTTGCTTGGTTTTCATTTGTAAGTTCTTGTGTAACCATGCTTGAGTCAGTCATGGAGCTACTAGAAATTGTTTCTACTCGATGATGTCCATATCCTAGCGTTTTTTCTTGGTAATCTTCAATGTCAGCGATTAGTGACTGATAATGATCAGCAGCGATCACCGAGATAATTCGATTAGTCCAGTAAGCACTACTAGTTGATGCAGTGGTTGTCGTGTCCCTGAAATAGGCAGGTGTGTTGTTGACGTTCGTGAAAAATGGAACCAACGTGTTGAATGGGTTAGTGGCAAGGGCTAACCATTGAATGGCTGCGATACTATCTGGGACATTGGGTCTGATTTGGATAATAGAAAGTTCTTGGTTTCTGTTAATTCCGATTGGCCTGAACTTGGTTGGCTCCATTGCGTCCTTACCAAATGGGTCATATTGGGTGTCTTGATAGTGTGACCCCAAAATGTATTTAATGTCTTCAATTGTGATTTTTCTGGGGGCGTGGCAGATAAAATCTAAGTCATCACTCATTGGTCCTTTACCTTCAACTAGCTCAGGGTTTAAATAACGTTGAGCAAACCATGCTCTTGGAGTGTTGTAGTGATGATCTAGTTGTGAATGAGACCCGAAGATTTCGCGAAAATTAAATCCGGTTCCTAGGTTTAAATTATGATTCTCCGCAAACTTCTTTAGGTCAGCTGAGTACATAAAGTTATCTTTATCAGCAAAATCTACTTCTTGAATTCCGGTCTGGTTTGGGGCGATTACAAATGCATCGTCGGGCACTCGTTGGGCAACCCAGTGATGACCGCCGGCAGTTTCCATATACCAGACTTCATCTTTATCTGAAAAGATAATCCCGTTTGATTCATAAGTACCATGATTTTCCAGGATTTCACCAACCCGGAGAACACCCTCTCTTGCGGAGCTTATGTAAGGCAGTGTTACGGTTAGCAAATCCTCTTCACCAACGCCGTCAGCAACTAAGGGATCAGCACCGAGAACTCGGGGGTTTGTGGTAATGGTTTCCGTTGCGCTCATCGCAATGTTTTTGCTGTTTACGCCAGCTTCGCCCCAAACGCCGTCATCTGCAGCATCTGGAGTTGAAGTGTAGCGTAATGGGTTGTCAGGAAGGGTGATTTTAAAGCCACTTTCCTTGGCTACATAGTCACGAGGTTGATCATCCGGTTGGACAACTTCGAAGCGCTTGGGATTAACCGAGCCACCAGCATCCTCGTTACGGGCAATAATGGTTGAACCGTCAAAACTGGCTGCTTTACCAACCAGTACAGTGGTACATGAACTGTGTTTTGTAAAAGACATAAGAAAACCTCCCAGAAGTGTTGTTAAGCTGATTGTACACCCGGGAGGAATTATAAAATTTATATTTTTATTATTTCTTCTCAATCACTGAAAACACTAGTGCAGCAAAAACCGCAAACCCAATAATTGGTTTCCACCATACTATCAGGTGCTTCTTAAACGACAAAAGCCAACGCTGCCAATGACTAGAACTTTGTTGGAATTGCGTGTCATCAACAGTAGTCAGTGCGAGGCCAAGGAGCAAGTATAGTGGAACAGCATAAATTAGAGTAAACACCAGCGAAATGATAGTAGTAAAGAAGTCTAGTTTTAACAGAGCAGTGATCATTTGAATAAAGGCAAGTACTGGAAAGATAACGAAGGGAAAGGTAATAATCCCAACGGCGAGGCGTTGGGCAAACATGGAACTTATAATAAATAAGAATGTTTCAACAATTAAGTATTTAGCTATAAACATAAAGCTAGTCAACGAGAATCCAGAAATTGTGTAGTTGGAAATAGTAATCCCAAAATTTATTAATGGAACGCCAACAGCTACCACAATCAAAATTGTGTATATTACTACAGAACTCTTTTTAATTGAATATGTTTCCACTACTTTCATCTCCCAAAATCAATTGGTATCAGTATACCTTGAATTGGTTAGATGCGTAAGCAACCATTGGTTTACATCTATATTTATCTCCGGTTCACATAGCGGTAAATTAGAAACAGGACAACGGCAACTAAAATTGCCCAGCCAATGAGTGGCTGTTCTCTAAAAATCAGGTGGAAGAAAAATATCCGGTGAATTCCATGAAGTCTTGGCATTCTACGCATTAATGTTATAAATGGGTTCATTTTTATCTCCTATAACGAGTATACTGACAGCATACAAATATTTTAACTTTTGGGGTATTACGATGGATATTGATTGGTCATTAATTTTTCAGATTATTGTGGTGGTCAACGCCGCATTAGCTATTTTAACAGTATTCCGCGAAAAGCGGGATATTGCAGCGATTTGGGCTTGGCTATTAGTGCTGGTGTTTATACCAGTTGTTGGATTTATTGCGTACGCCTTTATCGGCCGAAAACTACCTAAGAACCGGTTATTCAAATTGCATTCACACGTTCAGATGCAACTGGATGAACGACTTGAAGAACAACGCAGGCAACTTGGTAGTGAGCAAAAAACGGCGTCTGATGTTATTTCTAAACGTGCCATAAGTGCCGTTAACATGTTTAGCAAAACCAGTTCGTCATTCCTGGCTCGACAAAATAAGGTCAAAATTTTTACTGATGGCAGATCTCTGTTTCACCGAGTGATTGAAGATATCGAAGGTGCTAGAAAAAGTATTCATATTGAATTTTATACCTTCTATAATGACAAACTTGGTAACGAAATTCTAGACCTGTTGGTTAAAAAAGCTCAGGAAGGTGTCGAAGTTCGTGTCATTTACGATTCTTGGGGTTCAATGGGAACAACTAGGAAATTTTTCAAACCACTAAATGATGCTGGTGGTCACGCTTACCCATTCTTAAACACTAGGTCTGTTATTTTGGACTTCCGTCTTAACTTTCGTGACCATAGAAAGATTATCGTGGTCGATGGGATGATTGGCTATACCGGTGGGTTTAACATCGGTGATCAGTACCTTGGGAGAAAAAAGAAATTTGGCAATTGGCGTGATACTCATATGAGAATCATTGGCTCCGGAGTTTTCGGACTGCAAGCCAGATTTATTTTGGATTGGAATGCCACTAGTCCTACATCACTCATTAATGAGGACAAAGTTGATCCAAAGTACTTCCCAGTTACAACGACTAAGGGCTCAGTTAACATGCAGATTGTTTCTAGTGGACCAGATTCTGACCTGCAACAAATTAAAATGGGATATATCAAGCTAATTACCCTTGCAAGGGATTACTGTTACATTCAATCGCCATATTTGATACCTGATGATAGTGTCCTGGATGCGTTGAGGATTGCTGCTTCATCAGGAGTTGACGTCCGTATCATGGTTCCATCAATGCCTGACCACCCATTTGTGTACCGAGCAACGCAATATTATGCCCGTCAGTTAGCTGAGGAGGGCATTAAAGTCTATTACTATGACAACGGCTTTATGCACGCTAAGACAATGGTTATCGACGATAGCATGGCTTCTGTTGGGTCGGCAAACATGGATTATCGGAGTTTCAAACTTAACTTTGAAATCAATTCGTTCATTTATGACGAGAAGGTCGCAACTGAATTAAAAAACATTTTTGTAAATGATATGGATAGAAGTACTTTACAGACTCCAGAAATGTTTAAAAAGCAGTCATCATGGCTTAAATTCAAGCAGACATTTTCCAGATTATTATCACCAATTTTATAGAGCAAAATGCTTGCTGTTTTAATCAAAATTTTATATTATAACGGTGAAAGGTGAATGACTAATCACCTGTTTGACAGACGAAGGATATAGCGACTTTGTGTATTACCAAATCAACGTATTTGGATCCTCGTAGTCTGCCGGATTAAACAGAAGAACATGATTTATTTAATAACGACTCAACAGAGTCACTGATTGGTCAAACCTTTCATTTGTGCCACATGTATCACTTGTATCATGCACCACTTGTACAATGTATCATGAGCACCAGGGTTTACAGTACCATATGTACAATTTGTTTTAAGTACCAAAGC is from Lentilactobacillus curieae and encodes:
- a CDS encoding C69 family dipeptidase, encoding MSFTKHSSCTTVLVGKAASFDGSTIIARNEDAGGSVNPKRFEVVQPDDQPRDYVAKESGFKITLPDNPLRYTSTPDAADDGVWGEAGVNSKNIAMSATETITTNPRVLGADPLVADGVGEEDLLTVTLPYISSAREGVLRVGEILENHGTYESNGIIFSDKDEVWYMETAGGHHWVAQRVPDDAFVIAPNQTGIQEVDFADKDNFMYSADLKKFAENHNLNLGTGFNFREIFGSHSQLDHHYNTPRAWFAQRYLNPELVEGKGPMSDDLDFICHAPRKITIEDIKYILGSHYQDTQYDPFGKDAMEPTKFRPIGINRNQELSIIQIRPNVPDSIAAIQWLALATNPFNTLVPFFTNVNNTPAYFRDTTTTASTSSAYWTNRIISVIAADHYQSLIADIEDYQEKTLGYGHHRVETISSSSMTDSSMVTQELTNENQATADHIENATNELLTKLVTKAAGEVKGAFSHDLY
- the cls gene encoding cardiolipin synthase — translated: MDIDWSLIFQIIVVVNAALAILTVFREKRDIAAIWAWLLVLVFIPVVGFIAYAFIGRKLPKNRLFKLHSHVQMQLDERLEEQRRQLGSEQKTASDVISKRAISAVNMFSKTSSSFLARQNKVKIFTDGRSLFHRVIEDIEGARKSIHIEFYTFYNDKLGNEILDLLVKKAQEGVEVRVIYDSWGSMGTTRKFFKPLNDAGGHAYPFLNTRSVILDFRLNFRDHRKIIVVDGMIGYTGGFNIGDQYLGRKKKFGNWRDTHMRIIGSGVFGLQARFILDWNATSPTSLINEDKVDPKYFPVTTTKGSVNMQIVSSGPDSDLQQIKMGYIKLITLARDYCYIQSPYLIPDDSVLDALRIAASSGVDVRIMVPSMPDHPFVYRATQYYARQLAEEGIKVYYYDNGFMHAKTMVIDDSMASVGSANMDYRSFKLNFEINSFIYDEKVATELKNIFVNDMDRSTLQTPEMFKKQSSWLKFKQTFSRLLSPIL